A genomic window from Thalassoroseus pseudoceratinae includes:
- a CDS encoding general secretion pathway protein GspK has translation MNSIRISSTRNRPSRRGIVLPMVLVVIVVVSLGAYTFNEQMLAEKEATVLYARDVQSRSFALSGIEYAASMLTVREAVGVENLYHDPTRFQQILLPSELARGQGRFSIVAPVETQTSSMGLRFGLRNESAKLNLNFLATIEPGEASNESMVSYLDESSDEPPDPEAEVRMMLTGGPEELIMTATQADIILDFIDAEEPALPRMYGREDDLNKNAALTSLDELLSLPEVTRFDLYGEDLNRNGRLDVGEDLDGDGVLRLGWDAYLTVDSRESNLRFDGSPRINLNQSLLTELYDEIATEFEEDVAKFVVAYRMNGPVEDVGDDLSGNSNPNAEDSGNFLTRLASGIAKSSSMGGGVEGAVTRGGMDLSKGASQKIVSLYDLIGTQVDVEIDGSPTTLDSPWTDAPADMQQYLPELMDVFALSDETTIPGRVNINEACYETLIGLPGMTTNLANTIVSSQPFDSTGAPSADLVARKATTGWLVMDGLVSLSEMRALDQYVTTRGDVFRAQAVGHFDEGGPHVRMEALIDASTMPPQIRRIVDLTDLGRAYTQAELLPGMAP, from the coding sequence ATGAATTCGATTCGTATCTCATCAACACGAAATCGCCCATCTCGCCGAGGGATTGTGCTGCCGATGGTGTTGGTGGTGATCGTGGTGGTCTCCCTGGGGGCATACACGTTCAACGAGCAAATGCTTGCGGAGAAAGAAGCCACCGTGCTCTATGCGCGGGACGTGCAGTCGCGATCGTTTGCACTCTCGGGAATCGAATACGCCGCTAGTATGCTCACAGTTCGTGAGGCTGTGGGCGTCGAGAACCTGTACCACGACCCCACGCGGTTTCAGCAAATTCTGTTGCCGTCCGAATTGGCTCGTGGTCAGGGGCGATTCAGTATTGTCGCGCCGGTGGAAACGCAAACAAGTTCGATGGGGCTTCGGTTTGGCTTGCGGAACGAGTCGGCAAAATTGAATCTGAACTTCCTCGCTACGATCGAACCGGGTGAAGCATCCAACGAGTCGATGGTTTCGTATTTGGACGAATCCTCCGATGAACCGCCGGATCCGGAAGCGGAAGTGCGGATGATGCTCACCGGTGGGCCGGAAGAACTCATCATGACGGCAACGCAGGCGGACATCATTCTCGACTTCATCGACGCCGAGGAGCCTGCCCTGCCCCGGATGTACGGTCGCGAAGATGACCTCAACAAGAATGCCGCATTGACGTCGCTCGATGAACTTCTCAGTCTGCCGGAAGTGACTCGGTTTGATCTGTATGGCGAAGATCTCAATCGCAACGGTCGGCTCGATGTGGGAGAAGACCTCGACGGCGACGGGGTATTGCGGTTGGGGTGGGATGCGTATCTGACTGTCGATAGCCGAGAATCGAACTTGCGTTTCGATGGTTCGCCGCGAATCAATCTTAACCAGAGTTTGTTGACCGAACTTTACGATGAAATCGCCACAGAGTTCGAGGAGGATGTGGCGAAGTTTGTGGTGGCGTATCGGATGAACGGACCGGTTGAAGATGTTGGCGACGATCTTTCGGGAAATAGCAATCCGAATGCGGAGGATTCCGGAAATTTCCTGACTCGATTGGCGAGCGGGATTGCGAAGTCTTCGTCGATGGGCGGCGGTGTCGAGGGAGCGGTCACACGTGGTGGGATGGATCTGTCAAAGGGGGCCAGTCAGAAAATCGTCTCACTGTATGACCTGATTGGGACACAAGTGGATGTCGAAATCGACGGCAGCCCCACGACACTCGATAGCCCATGGACGGACGCACCGGCCGATATGCAACAATACCTGCCGGAGTTGATGGACGTGTTCGCATTGTCCGACGAAACGACGATTCCAGGTCGAGTGAACATCAACGAGGCCTGCTATGAAACGCTCATTGGTTTGCCGGGGATGACGACGAACTTGGCAAACACGATTGTGTCGTCGCAACCGTTCGATTCCACCGGGGCCCCGTCGGCGGATTTGGTGGCTCGCAAAGCGACGACCGGTTGGTTGGTCATGGATGGCCTGGTCAGTCTGAGCGAAATGCGGGCATTGGATCAATACGTGACGACTCGCGGAGACGTCTTTCGAGCCCAAGCGGTTGGGCATTTCGACGAGGGCGGCCCACACGTTCGGATGGAAGCTCTCATTGATGCCTCCACGATGCCTCCTCAAATTCGCCGAATTGTCGATTTGACGGATCTCGGGCGAGCATACACACAGGCGGAACTATTGCCAGGAATGGCTCCTTAG
- a CDS encoding prepilin-type N-terminal cleavage/methylation domain-containing protein, producing MRKVRSQSHPRGYTLLELLLALGLSGILMVAVYASLSHYWRLSTVGKIDTERMQLARSLVRRMTIDIRSIVDQPEEEENVATDEEESDEDTVTVTMDDAASTLTVTARLVGTADSLTLVAVRPTRNRVMMASAEELATQDSQSDLRRITYSFGGGSATDSSGVYFSNVDQREAEWAELQGVAMTDVPVDLLAPEVISMQFQYLDGNTNTWMDDWHSIEYGGLPRAIRVSMQFAPASAADSEILATSRTSPTTEFVHFTIDLPAASLPEAL from the coding sequence GTGCGAAAAGTTCGTTCACAATCTCATCCTCGCGGATACACGCTCCTCGAATTGCTCTTGGCCTTGGGGCTTAGCGGCATTTTGATGGTGGCGGTGTATGCGTCGTTGTCGCATTACTGGCGGCTTTCGACCGTCGGGAAGATCGATACCGAACGGATGCAATTGGCTCGCAGTTTGGTTCGACGAATGACGATTGATATCCGCTCAATCGTCGATCAACCGGAAGAGGAAGAAAATGTCGCCACCGACGAGGAAGAATCTGACGAGGACACCGTGACCGTCACTATGGACGATGCCGCTTCCACTCTCACGGTGACAGCGCGTCTTGTGGGGACAGCCGATTCTTTGACGTTGGTGGCAGTACGGCCAACTCGTAATCGCGTGATGATGGCCTCAGCCGAAGAACTGGCCACTCAGGACAGCCAAAGCGATCTGCGGCGGATCACATATTCGTTTGGCGGTGGATCGGCGACCGACTCGTCGGGGGTTTACTTTTCGAACGTCGATCAACGCGAAGCCGAGTGGGCGGAATTGCAGGGCGTGGCGATGACGGATGTGCCTGTCGATTTGTTGGCACCGGAAGTCATCAGCATGCAGTTCCAATATCTCGATGGAAATACCAACACGTGGATGGATGATTGGCATAGCATTGAGTATGGCGGTTTGCCGCGGGCGATTCGTGTCTCGATGCAGTTCGCACCCGCGTCGGCCGCCGATTCGGAAATCTTGGCGACATCCCGCACGAGCCCGACGACCGAATTCGTGCACTTCACCATCGATTTGCCAGCAGCGTCCTTACCGGAGGCGTTGTAA
- a CDS encoding type IV pilus modification PilV family protein, with amino-acid sequence MRTTHPPSRTTSNRFGLSLLEVMLAVSIFTMSMAAIYQLIAIGYRNTIDSRLQTQAIVRAESKISEVIANADLMQTTAASPFEEDASTSISGTWTWSLTVSPWEVDATMVNLELTTQYETADGTPAAVFTLRRLVRDPQAIADLQAEQEAALSEL; translated from the coding sequence ATGAGAACGACGCATCCTCCGTCTCGCACGACGAGCAACCGTTTCGGGCTATCATTGTTGGAAGTCATGTTGGCGGTTTCGATCTTTACGATGTCGATGGCGGCGATTTACCAGTTGATTGCCATCGGTTACCGGAACACGATCGATTCCCGCTTGCAAACGCAGGCGATTGTGCGTGCGGAATCGAAGATATCGGAAGTCATTGCAAACGCCGATCTCATGCAGACGACCGCCGCCAGCCCGTTCGAGGAAGACGCATCCACTTCGATTTCGGGAACATGGACGTGGAGTTTGACCGTCTCACCTTGGGAGGTGGACGCAACAATGGTCAACCTGGAACTCACGACACAATACGAAACGGCCGACGGCACACCCGCCGCTGTATTTACGCTCCGCCGATTGGTCCGTGACCCGCAAGCCATCGCGGACCTCCAAGCCGAGCAGGAAGCTGCACTCTCCGAATTGTAA
- a CDS encoding prepilin-type N-terminal cleavage/methylation domain-containing protein has product MASRSIFNPVQTTQRQQGFTLVEVLLVLVVLTVLLGLAWPSLDRMFARNAMQSATETLRSDLIRCRLEAIDDELIYEFRYEPSGQKYLVIPHEQPLGTDPEAPVSGDDGLKRIAGEMDEAFRFEKQSDVAFTVDQQFPSPAEWQLAGLPLAMEWSSVGWSQPILFYPNGSAMSSQFEIHHEDGEIMRVSIRDLTGAVSIVSKRAEDAL; this is encoded by the coding sequence ATGGCTTCGCGTTCCATTTTCAATCCGGTTCAAACTACGCAACGCCAACAGGGTTTCACGCTTGTGGAAGTCTTGTTGGTGTTGGTTGTGTTGACGGTTTTGCTGGGGCTGGCGTGGCCATCGCTGGATCGCATGTTCGCTCGCAACGCGATGCAAAGTGCGACCGAAACTCTACGATCGGACCTCATTCGTTGCCGACTCGAAGCGATTGATGACGAATTGATCTACGAGTTTCGTTACGAACCTAGCGGTCAGAAGTATCTCGTTATTCCCCACGAACAACCGCTGGGCACGGATCCGGAAGCTCCGGTGTCTGGAGACGATGGACTCAAACGCATTGCAGGGGAGATGGACGAGGCATTCCGTTTTGAGAAGCAGTCGGATGTGGCATTCACAGTCGATCAGCAATTTCCGTCACCCGCGGAATGGCAACTTGCCGGTTTGCCGTTAGCCATGGAATGGAGTTCTGTTGGTTGGTCACAACCGATTTTGTTCTACCCCAATGGGTCGGCGATGTCCTCGCAATTTGAAATCCATCACGAAGATGGTGAAATCATGCGGGTTTCGATTCGGGATTTAACCGGGGCGGTTTCCATCGTCTCAAAACGAGCGGAGGATGCGTTATGA
- a CDS encoding type II secretion system protein GspG: MKVQRRQQRRRRLAFTLIEVLLVLAILGVIAAMVVPNILGRQEESYIKVTRQSINGVEQAAKTYRADHDAAWPESISVLVEPEVVNGKQREPYLEKTPVDAWGSPIQYEYQSGELKPRVWSWGPNKQDGGGDDISNTDEQDQNL, translated from the coding sequence ATGAAAGTTCAACGGAGACAACAACGCCGACGCCGGCTCGCATTCACCTTGATCGAAGTGCTGTTGGTGCTGGCAATTCTCGGTGTGATCGCGGCGATGGTCGTGCCGAACATTCTTGGTCGGCAAGAAGAGTCCTACATCAAAGTGACTCGGCAGAGCATCAATGGTGTCGAACAAGCCGCGAAGACGTATCGTGCTGATCACGATGCCGCTTGGCCAGAGAGCATCAGCGTGCTCGTCGAGCCCGAAGTTGTGAACGGCAAACAACGCGAGCCGTACTTAGAAAAAACACCGGTCGATGCCTGGGGCAGCCCGATTCAGTACGAATATCAATCGGGTGAACTCAAACCGCGTGTGTGGTCTTGGGGGCCGAACAAACAAGACGGTGGCGGCGATGACATCTCCAACACCGACGAACAAGATCAGAATTTGTAG
- a CDS encoding type II secretion system F family protein: protein MPDFQYTARELSGKQVSGVLSAGNEQEALGMLASMSLFPVNVQAKQQIVGIGGRVGARQLATFFTQLADLLHSGVPLLRSLELLERQTTKPAFKRVLVDIREQVAEGTRLADAMKKHPKTFGDLAVSMVTAGEEGGFMEDVLKRIASFTEHQEELKSRVVGAMVYPLFLVVLGGGIVAAMLTFFVPKFAPIFERMSDRGGLPWATTALLNTSDAVQSYGLLILLLIAGLIYGLKKWAETPDGRMKVDRFRLNAPGMGPIVRSLAVARFCRILGTLLHNGVPILQSLRIAKDAAGNKVLSHAIGDAAENISAGKSLAVPLRASGEFSTETVEMIAVGEEANNLEQVLIDIAETMERHTNRKLEMFVRLLEPLMLLFMAGLVLFVVAGLMLPILQSSGIF from the coding sequence ATGCCTGATTTTCAATACACCGCTCGCGAGCTTTCCGGCAAACAAGTGTCCGGCGTGTTGAGCGCGGGCAACGAGCAAGAAGCACTCGGAATGTTGGCGTCCATGAGCCTGTTTCCGGTCAATGTGCAAGCGAAACAGCAAATCGTGGGCATCGGCGGTCGCGTGGGCGCGCGGCAGCTCGCAACTTTCTTCACGCAATTGGCCGACTTGCTGCACTCCGGCGTGCCGTTGTTGCGATCGTTGGAACTCTTGGAACGGCAAACGACGAAACCAGCGTTCAAGCGTGTGTTGGTCGATATCCGTGAACAAGTGGCCGAGGGGACGCGGCTCGCGGATGCGATGAAGAAACACCCGAAAACCTTCGGCGATTTGGCTGTCAGTATGGTGACGGCAGGTGAAGAAGGTGGGTTCATGGAGGACGTGCTCAAGCGGATTGCGTCCTTCACGGAGCATCAGGAAGAACTCAAGAGCCGCGTGGTCGGTGCAATGGTCTATCCGCTGTTTCTTGTCGTACTCGGCGGAGGAATCGTGGCGGCCATGCTGACGTTCTTCGTACCGAAGTTCGCGCCGATCTTCGAACGCATGTCGGATCGTGGTGGGCTTCCATGGGCAACAACGGCCTTGCTCAATACAAGTGACGCCGTGCAGTCATATGGCTTGCTAATTCTGCTGTTGATTGCGGGACTTATCTACGGTCTGAAGAAATGGGCCGAAACACCGGATGGCCGAATGAAAGTCGATCGCTTTCGTCTGAATGCACCCGGCATGGGGCCGATCGTGCGAAGCTTAGCGGTCGCCCGATTCTGCCGCATCTTGGGAACACTGCTTCACAACGGCGTGCCGATTCTGCAATCCTTGCGAATTGCCAAAGACGCCGCCGGCAACAAAGTTCTGAGTCATGCCATTGGTGACGCCGCCGAGAATATTTCCGCCGGGAAGTCGCTTGCGGTTCCGCTTCGGGCCAGTGGAGAGTTCTCGACCGAAACCGTCGAAATGATCGCCGTCGGTGAGGAAGCCAACAATTTGGAACAAGTCTTGATCGACATCGCCGAGACGATGGAACGGCATACGAATCGAAAATTGGAAATGTTCGTGCGGTTGCTCGAACCGCTGATGCTGCTGTTTATGGCGGGACTTGTGTTATTTGTAGTTGCCGGGCTGATGCTTCCCATTTTGCAAAGCTCTGGCATCTTTTAG
- a CDS encoding GspE/PulE family protein, which yields MDIGDLLLSRGLLDRQQLDLARSEANGRRVDQAAVAMQLVPEDRMLQTLAEEFGMQYVELKDVEIDPELLSQFPTSVVFRHGLLPLSRENGTVTVATSDPFDLEALDELSAASGFRLDPVLARHDDVQELIKSNLGVGGDTINELVARRGDEVEFLEELPENAGELAEAAQEASVIRLVNEVLVEALDQKASDIHIEPNEKGLTVRYRVDGLLRVQPVPPEINHFYSAIVTRLKIMSRLNIAEKRLPQDGRINMRARGREVDVRVSIIPMLYGEGVVMRLLDKERMNFNLDNVGMPEKTLATFKELIEAPHGIVLVTGPTGSGKTSTLYSALSSIKNPTTKIITVEDPVEYHTNGISQIQVHSKIGLTFAAGLRSILRHDPDVVLIGEIRDGETAQSAIQAALTGHLVFSTLHTNDAPGAFTRLIDMGVEPYLVASTVEGVLAQRLLRRLCPKCKELYTPHKTELPPDWPTEPDTQVYRPKGCRDCRETGYSGRTGIFELLKTDPAIQKLCIEHASAGQIRDYGLRNGLTTLRQSGWEQVLAGVTSIEEVLRITKGDYLSS from the coding sequence ATGGACATTGGTGATCTTCTCCTTTCCCGCGGTTTGCTGGATCGGCAGCAATTGGACTTGGCTCGGTCGGAAGCGAACGGTCGCCGTGTCGATCAGGCTGCCGTCGCGATGCAACTCGTGCCGGAAGATCGAATGTTGCAGACCTTGGCTGAAGAGTTCGGCATGCAATATGTCGAACTCAAAGATGTCGAGATCGATCCGGAATTGCTGTCGCAGTTTCCGACATCCGTCGTGTTTCGGCACGGTTTGCTACCGCTTTCTCGCGAGAATGGAACCGTCACGGTTGCCACGAGTGATCCGTTCGATTTGGAAGCCCTCGATGAACTCAGCGCGGCCAGCGGATTCCGGCTCGACCCGGTGTTGGCTCGGCATGACGACGTTCAAGAGTTGATCAAGTCGAATCTCGGTGTCGGCGGCGACACCATCAACGAGTTGGTCGCCCGACGTGGCGATGAAGTTGAGTTCCTCGAAGAATTACCGGAGAACGCGGGCGAACTTGCCGAAGCTGCACAGGAAGCGTCGGTTATTCGATTGGTGAACGAAGTGCTCGTTGAAGCACTCGACCAGAAGGCGAGCGACATTCACATCGAACCAAACGAGAAAGGGCTCACGGTTCGGTATCGGGTCGATGGTTTGTTGCGTGTTCAGCCGGTGCCGCCGGAGATCAACCACTTTTACTCGGCGATCGTCACGCGACTGAAGATCATGAGTCGTCTGAACATCGCGGAGAAACGGTTGCCGCAGGACGGGCGGATCAACATGCGGGCTCGCGGTCGGGAAGTCGACGTGCGTGTTTCGATTATTCCGATGCTCTACGGCGAAGGTGTCGTGATGCGTTTGCTCGACAAAGAGCGAATGAACTTCAACCTCGATAACGTCGGCATGCCGGAAAAAACTCTGGCCACGTTTAAGGAGTTGATCGAAGCCCCGCACGGGATCGTTTTGGTGACGGGGCCAACCGGGAGCGGGAAAACTTCGACGTTGTATAGCGCTCTGAGTTCGATCAAGAACCCGACCACGAAGATCATCACCGTCGAAGACCCGGTCGAGTACCACACCAACGGAATCAGCCAGATTCAGGTGCACTCGAAAATCGGGCTGACATTCGCGGCGGGACTGCGAAGTATTCTTCGACATGACCCGGATGTGGTGTTGATCGGGGAAATCCGTGACGGCGAAACGGCTCAGAGTGCGATTCAAGCTGCTCTAACTGGGCACTTGGTGTTCAGCACGCTGCACACGAACGATGCACCGGGGGCATTTACGCGGCTGATCGACATGGGGGTGGAACCGTATCTGGTGGCGAGTACGGTCGAAGGTGTGCTCGCCCAGCGTTTGTTGCGGCGGTTGTGCCCGAAGTGCAAAGAACTTTACACTCCTCATAAGACAGAACTTCCCCCCGATTGGCCCACCGAACCCGACACGCAAGTGTATCGCCCCAAAGGATGCCGAGACTGCCGTGAAACTGGGTATTCCGGACGAACCGGGATCTTCGAACTCTTGAAAACCGACCCTGCAATCCAAAAACTATGTATTGAACACGCCAGTGCCGGACAGATTCGCGACTACGGATTGCGAAATGGTCTGACGACACTTCGGCAAAGCGGCTGGGAACAAGTTCTGGCCGGCGTGACCAGTATTGAAGAAGTCCTCCGAATTACCAAGGGCGATTATTTGTCCTCCTAA
- a CDS encoding secretin N-terminal domain-containing protein, which translates to MLNANFSCERCLRGFVCLGMMLGGFSSMGFAQQASSDSQVISFEATGEAKSAGNEPAISFQLQNAPWEFVLREFGRKAGYTLQMLDIPPGTLTYSDKKTYAPEEALDILHGYLLQEGFVMVKRDRFLVVLNIDKRPIPPNLIPNVAAEDLEKRGRNELVNVVLPLQNAEAEDVGEEVEALLGPQGKVVPLPTSNAIVVTDTAATLVRVRRLVENIAAGEEDLKFKSFGLKHINAEDAAYLVQSQLGVGTGVTNVSAAQEYDRSRDSRYRGPSSSSRSSSSQTAKAGTQVTPDLRTNSLLVTATTETLGLVEEMIASIDVGENADGQAFSAGRGKPYLKVYSLESADAREVAKTLDAVRPGVVINEDGRARRIHIKATESEHKEIEEIIRQLDGAGGGTQQVAVIPLADLDPLGAAATLRSLFVSDGDAAPIIEADTYGMRLMVRGTFDQVTQVKTLLAQLGEDGTGQSAGTSRGGTVRNIPLGGRNAQRFVDLLEREWSRSKSSSVRIVVPSRSGPIGDRLVPGRSTMRSDDESLDDIQSRRRKSDTVSPRKRPTQDELLPVNFQDTPAKAESTAEPAKGPAEIVVYADGMLSFNGETVTAIDELKTSLQNWQSRSGDAKVRVVVDPKAPAPALSAVFATAQEAGSEIDLRSEKTTPPEPAVSPKETVTVSSEQPTEPPTESARETEATDDAKDDVTVIVRDDQLVLLSDNEDALDQMEEMIGDLAQAVPPETTWTVFYLRVADATTTAAMLEQLFPSSSIGTAAIAGEQSLMGSLTGGLSSLGGGLMDMAGLSGLGGPQTLRIIPDLRSNSLFVTGPTGQVRDVEQMLKILDSDEVPESLRERLPRMIPVDHASVTEVAEILKEVYKDYLEDPNARNNGRNNPLAMMMGGGGRSSGGSSSPGIRMTIGVDARTSTLVVSANDTLFRQVEALVEELDNSAFEAHETIRVVPVGEADAAIVQAALTSLIPSVKVSTTNSGAKPSSPSSNSSNDSNRDDNVRQFFEQRMRERAAEQSRGGSTRGGAPSGGRSGFPFGGGDRGGSSRRGFGGGGSSRRGR; encoded by the coding sequence ATGTTAAACGCCAATTTCAGTTGCGAACGTTGTCTGCGAGGGTTCGTTTGCCTGGGGATGATGCTCGGCGGATTCTCGTCGATGGGGTTCGCGCAACAGGCGAGTTCGGATTCACAGGTCATTTCCTTCGAGGCAACCGGTGAAGCGAAGTCGGCTGGAAATGAACCGGCGATTTCCTTCCAACTCCAGAACGCCCCCTGGGAGTTTGTGCTGCGAGAATTCGGTCGCAAGGCCGGATACACCTTGCAGATGCTCGATATTCCCCCCGGGACACTAACCTACTCAGACAAAAAGACTTACGCACCGGAAGAAGCCCTCGATATCCTGCACGGATATTTATTGCAGGAAGGTTTCGTGATGGTCAAGCGGGACCGGTTTTTGGTGGTGTTGAATATCGATAAACGCCCGATTCCACCGAATTTAATTCCCAATGTCGCAGCGGAAGACTTGGAAAAACGCGGTCGCAACGAGTTGGTGAACGTTGTATTGCCGCTCCAAAATGCGGAAGCGGAAGATGTGGGTGAGGAAGTCGAAGCCCTGTTGGGGCCGCAAGGCAAGGTGGTGCCGCTACCGACCTCGAATGCGATTGTCGTCACCGATACCGCCGCAACATTGGTTCGCGTCCGTCGGCTTGTCGAAAATATTGCCGCCGGCGAAGAGGATTTGAAGTTCAAATCGTTTGGTCTCAAGCATATCAATGCCGAAGACGCCGCGTATTTGGTTCAGAGTCAATTGGGAGTTGGCACCGGCGTGACGAACGTGAGTGCCGCTCAGGAATACGACCGTTCGCGAGATTCCCGATATCGCGGTCCGTCGAGCAGTTCACGATCGTCTTCGTCTCAAACAGCGAAAGCCGGCACGCAAGTGACGCCGGATCTTCGCACGAACTCGCTGCTTGTGACGGCGACCACCGAGACGCTAGGTTTGGTCGAGGAAATGATTGCGAGCATCGATGTTGGGGAAAACGCCGATGGCCAAGCGTTTTCCGCCGGACGTGGCAAACCGTATTTGAAGGTTTATTCACTCGAAAGTGCGGACGCACGCGAAGTTGCAAAAACGTTGGATGCGGTTCGACCGGGAGTGGTGATCAACGAAGATGGTCGGGCCCGTCGCATTCACATCAAAGCGACGGAGTCGGAGCACAAGGAAATCGAGGAGATCATTCGGCAGCTCGACGGAGCTGGTGGGGGAACCCAACAAGTCGCGGTTATTCCGCTCGCGGACTTGGATCCGCTGGGGGCGGCTGCGACATTGCGTTCGCTGTTCGTTTCCGATGGCGATGCGGCTCCGATTATCGAGGCCGACACCTATGGCATGCGTTTGATGGTTCGCGGGACGTTCGACCAAGTGACGCAAGTGAAAACGCTGTTGGCTCAACTGGGTGAGGATGGAACCGGGCAATCGGCTGGAACCAGTCGTGGTGGCACGGTTCGCAACATCCCGCTGGGCGGTCGGAATGCTCAACGATTTGTCGATTTGTTGGAGCGGGAATGGTCTCGCTCGAAAAGCAGTTCTGTTCGGATCGTGGTGCCTTCGCGATCAGGTCCTATTGGCGATCGTTTGGTGCCGGGCCGTTCCACGATGCGTTCGGATGACGAATCATTGGACGATATTCAGTCCCGACGTCGCAAATCGGATACTGTCTCGCCTCGCAAACGTCCTACTCAAGATGAGTTGCTGCCCGTGAATTTTCAGGACACCCCTGCGAAAGCCGAGTCCACAGCAGAGCCGGCGAAGGGGCCGGCGGAGATCGTGGTTTATGCGGATGGCATGTTGAGTTTCAACGGGGAAACAGTCACTGCGATTGATGAACTCAAAACGTCGCTACAAAACTGGCAGTCCCGCTCGGGCGATGCCAAAGTTCGAGTGGTTGTCGATCCGAAAGCCCCTGCTCCGGCGTTGTCGGCTGTGTTCGCGACGGCTCAGGAGGCTGGTAGCGAAATCGATCTTCGCTCGGAGAAAACGACGCCGCCCGAACCCGCTGTGAGTCCGAAAGAAACCGTGACGGTGTCCTCGGAACAACCCACCGAGCCACCTACGGAATCGGCTCGTGAAACCGAAGCAACCGATGACGCGAAAGACGATGTCACGGTGATCGTCCGGGACGATCAGTTGGTGCTTCTCTCCGACAATGAAGACGCCTTGGATCAAATGGAAGAAATGATCGGAGATTTGGCCCAAGCTGTGCCGCCGGAAACGACTTGGACGGTGTTTTATCTCCGTGTGGCTGATGCGACCACGACTGCCGCAATGCTCGAACAACTCTTTCCAAGCAGCAGCATCGGCACCGCGGCCATTGCCGGTGAGCAATCGTTGATGGGGTCACTCACCGGCGGATTGTCGTCGCTCGGCGGTGGTTTGATGGACATGGCTGGTCTTTCCGGTCTGGGTGGGCCACAGACGCTGCGAATCATTCCCGATCTGCGTTCGAATTCGTTGTTTGTCACCGGTCCGACGGGGCAAGTTCGCGATGTCGAACAAATGCTCAAAATCCTCGACTCCGATGAAGTCCCGGAAAGCCTGCGTGAACGGTTGCCGCGGATGATTCCTGTCGATCATGCCAGTGTGACCGAAGTGGCCGAGATTTTGAAAGAGGTCTACAAGGACTACCTCGAAGACCCCAACGCACGGAACAACGGCCGAAACAACCCATTGGCGATGATGATGGGCGGTGGTGGTCGTAGTAGCGGCGGAAGTTCGAGTCCTGGCATTCGTATGACAATTGGTGTCGATGCCCGGACCAGTACTCTGGTCGTCTCTGCGAACGATACGTTGTTCCGACAGGTGGAAGCGTTGGTCGAAGAACTCGACAACTCCGCATTCGAAGCCCACGAGACGATTCGTGTGGTCCCAGTGGGCGAGGCAGATGCGGCCATCGTGCAGGCTGCCTTGACGTCACTCATTCCGAGTGTGAAGGTGAGTACAACGAATTCCGGTGCCAAACCGTCGTCGCCCTCAAGCAACAGTTCCAACGATAGCAACCGGGACGACAACGTGCGGCAGTTCTTCGAGCAACGAATGCGGGAACGAGCCGCCGAGCAAAGTCGGGGAGGTTCGACCCGTGGTGGAGCACCCAGCGGTGGCCGATCGGGTTTCCCGTTTGGCGGCGGAGATCGCGGCGGGAGTAGTCGTCGCGGCTTTGGCGGTGGCGGTTCGTCACGACGCGGACGATAA